One window from the genome of Nitrospinota bacterium encodes:
- a CDS encoding formylglycine-generating enzyme family protein, protein MRSLTLALLSLLLVFGAGCSKDENKSSVEEPSVPEMVESVQEPVKSVEKVVPVSLSPEDKEKAKLAPEGMVFIKGGCFMMGNDFAQEDEKPEHEVCVDDFFMDKFEVTQAKWEKVTGYNPSKIIAPDLPLEQVNYIEVQEYLDKSKCRLPTEAEWEYAARGGADARYYWGNMMDESYAWYEDNAKKTTHPVGQKLPNQYGLHDMMGNVWEWVNDWYEPYYQIREKKNPQGPKTGEYRVIRGGAFDSSAGALRITNRIWLHPKNRVFPKVTTYGQVINEIYNYIGFRCAKSIPATATESAK, encoded by the coding sequence ATGCGTTCACTAACTTTAGCACTATTAAGCCTTCTGCTGGTTTTTGGAGCCGGGTGTTCCAAAGATGAGAATAAATCCTCTGTGGAAGAACCTTCGGTTCCGGAAATGGTTGAGTCTGTCCAGGAACCGGTAAAAAGTGTGGAAAAAGTGGTTCCGGTGAGCTTGTCGCCTGAAGACAAGGAAAAGGCAAAGCTGGCTCCTGAAGGCATGGTGTTCATCAAGGGCGGATGTTTCATGATGGGCAATGATTTTGCCCAGGAAGATGAAAAGCCCGAGCATGAAGTTTGCGTAGATGACTTCTTCATGGATAAATTTGAAGTGACTCAAGCCAAGTGGGAAAAAGTAACCGGCTATAATCCATCAAAAATAATTGCCCCGGACCTCCCTCTGGAACAGGTGAACTATATCGAGGTTCAGGAATATCTGGATAAATCCAAGTGCCGTCTGCCGACCGAAGCGGAGTGGGAGTATGCCGCACGAGGCGGTGCGGACGCCCGGTATTACTGGGGCAATATGATGGATGAATCGTATGCCTGGTATGAAGATAACGCGAAGAAGACCACGCATCCCGTCGGCCAGAAACTACCGAATCAGTACGGACTCCACGATATGATGGGAAATGTCTGGGAATGGGTCAATGACTGGTACGAGCCGTACTATCAGATCAGAGAAAAGAAAAACCCTCAGGGGCCAAAAACGGGTGAGTATAGAGTCATCCGCGGGGGAGCTTTCGATTCGTCGGCAGGGGCGTTACGCATCACCAACCGTATCTGGCTGCACCCCAAAAACCGGGTCTTCCCGAAAGTGACCACCTATGGTCAGGTAATCAACGAAATCTACAACTACATCGGCTTTCGTTGCGCCAAATCAATTCCTGCAACGGCTACAGAATCTGCGAAGTAA
- a CDS encoding DnaJ domain-containing protein: protein MELSQCFRVLNISPREKWDAVRKSYHLLVKQYHPDRHPNNLIYENKLKEVISAFKVLEKHYKYQESHQEKDAQVSPATRFSPSFIDAKAPSLDKSPFIESSPVRPLDGLVETRGKRNLWNKWVQKFQKNLTKYDRKIFLLDIRKNIRVHPHTAAQGGVIRMRKGKETFQITIPSGTWNRMTLRIPEKGESSLFGKKRGDLLLNIEVVNSQNINADETRFYYELHIPRENVKSSKVQTLDSVFGPIKFVLPRNIKQGQNFVLKSKPNEKSKSSSSHVVTIHFA from the coding sequence ATGGAACTCTCGCAGTGTTTCAGGGTTTTAAATATATCTCCCCGTGAGAAATGGGATGCTGTCAGGAAATCCTATCACTTGTTGGTTAAACAGTATCACCCTGATCGGCATCCCAATAACCTTATCTATGAAAACAAACTGAAAGAAGTCATCAGTGCTTTCAAGGTCCTGGAAAAACATTATAAGTATCAGGAGAGCCATCAGGAAAAAGATGCCCAGGTTTCCCCTGCTACTCGTTTTAGCCCATCGTTTATTGATGCCAAAGCCCCAAGCCTGGATAAATCCCCTTTCATTGAAAGTAGTCCGGTCCGTCCATTGGATGGGTTAGTCGAGACCCGGGGAAAAAGGAACCTGTGGAACAAGTGGGTCCAGAAGTTTCAGAAAAACTTAACAAAATATGATAGAAAAATTTTCTTACTGGATATTCGAAAAAATATTCGGGTCCATCCCCACACCGCGGCTCAAGGCGGGGTCATTCGGATGCGTAAAGGAAAAGAAACCTTTCAGATAACGATTCCTTCCGGCACCTGGAACCGAATGACATTACGCATACCTGAAAAAGGAGAGTCCAGCCTGTTTGGAAAAAAACGGGGAGACCTTCTTTTGAATATTGAGGTGGTCAATTCACAAAACATCAATGCCGACGAAACGAGGTTCTATTATGAACTCCATATTCCTCGCGAAAATGTTAAATCGTCTAAAGTGCAGACCTTGGATTCTGTTTTCGGTCCCATAAAGTTTGTGTTACCGCGTAACATAAAACAAGGACAAAATTTTGTTCTGAAATCTAAACCCAATGAGAAAAGCAAAAGTTCCTCAAGCCATGTGGTAACAATTCATTTCGCTTGA
- the acs gene encoding acetate--CoA ligase codes for MSENEIYTPSKAVSDAAFFQNMDQYKEMYQRSIDDPDAFWAEEAEKFFWFKKWDQVRNYNYNVKNGPISIEWFKGGKTNITMNCLDRHLEKKGNQPAILWEGNEPGTDKTLTYRELHAKVCKFANVLKKHGVKKGDRVTIYMPMVVELAVAMLACARIGAVHSIVFGGFSATALGERIHDSSSALLVTTDGAFRGTKPVPLKSNADEAMEISRQKGIEVTKCIVVERVGSEIPVTMKPGRDFWWHDEMQEASPVCAAEPMDAEDPLFLLYTSGSTGKPKGVQHNVGGYMIFTALTHKYIFDYHDGDVWWCTADIGWVTGHSYIIYGPLANGAQTIMFEGVPTYPDAGRFWEVVDKYKVTQFYTAPTAIRALMAHGEEIPGRYDLSSLKILGSVGEPINPEAWRWYHKNIGRGKCPIVDTWWQTETGGILITPLPGCTPLKPGSATFPFFGVKPTVINSETGKVAEGNGVSGVLALSEPWPGQARTIYGDHDRFEETYFKLYPGYYFTGDGCRRDEDGYYWITGRVDDVINVSGHRIGTAEVESALVLHKAVSEAAVVGFPHEIKGQGIYAYVSLMDGVAYNDALGKELKNFVRKEIGPIAAPDVIQWAQALPKTRSGKIMRRILRKIAADEADQLGDVSTLADPSVVEELKSSYQKLKQDGKTG; via the coding sequence ATGAGCGAGAATGAAATTTATACCCCTTCAAAAGCCGTCAGCGATGCGGCTTTTTTTCAGAATATGGATCAATATAAGGAAATGTATCAACGGTCTATTGATGACCCTGACGCGTTCTGGGCTGAAGAGGCGGAAAAATTCTTTTGGTTTAAAAAGTGGGATCAAGTCCGAAATTATAATTACAACGTAAAAAATGGCCCGATATCCATCGAGTGGTTTAAAGGTGGGAAAACCAACATCACTATGAACTGCCTGGACCGGCATCTGGAGAAAAAGGGCAACCAACCGGCGATCTTATGGGAGGGTAACGAGCCGGGGACGGATAAGACGCTTACTTATAGAGAACTGCACGCGAAGGTATGTAAATTTGCCAATGTGCTCAAAAAGCACGGAGTTAAAAAGGGCGATCGCGTCACCATTTACATGCCGATGGTGGTGGAACTGGCGGTGGCCATGCTGGCATGCGCCCGGATAGGAGCGGTCCATTCCATCGTTTTTGGCGGTTTCTCGGCGACGGCTCTAGGTGAAAGAATTCATGACTCATCATCAGCATTGCTGGTAACAACCGACGGAGCCTTTCGCGGGACCAAACCCGTTCCACTAAAATCCAACGCCGACGAGGCCATGGAAATTTCCCGTCAAAAAGGCATAGAAGTTACTAAATGCATCGTCGTCGAACGTGTCGGTTCCGAGATTCCGGTCACGATGAAACCGGGGCGGGATTTCTGGTGGCATGACGAGATGCAGGAAGCGTCCCCGGTTTGCGCCGCCGAACCGATGGATGCGGAAGATCCGTTGTTTCTTCTTTATACCTCAGGGTCTACGGGTAAACCCAAAGGGGTTCAGCATAATGTCGGCGGCTACATGATTTTTACGGCGTTGACCCATAAATATATTTTTGATTACCATGACGGCGATGTCTGGTGGTGCACGGCTGACATCGGTTGGGTCACCGGCCATTCTTATATTATTTACGGACCCCTGGCCAATGGGGCTCAGACGATCATGTTTGAAGGCGTTCCCACCTATCCCGATGCAGGACGCTTCTGGGAGGTGGTGGACAAATACAAGGTCACCCAGTTCTATACGGCGCCTACGGCAATCCGCGCTTTAATGGCTCATGGCGAAGAAATTCCGGGGCGCTACGATCTTTCATCGTTAAAAATTCTAGGTTCGGTCGGGGAACCTATCAACCCGGAGGCCTGGCGGTGGTATCACAAGAATATCGGGCGCGGAAAATGCCCCATTGTCGATACCTGGTGGCAAACGGAAACGGGCGGAATTCTAATCACCCCGCTTCCGGGATGCACGCCCTTGAAACCCGGTTCGGCGACGTTTCCATTTTTTGGAGTCAAACCAACCGTTATAAATTCTGAAACCGGAAAGGTGGCAGAGGGCAACGGCGTTTCCGGCGTGCTGGCCCTTTCAGAGCCCTGGCCGGGACAGGCCCGGACTATTTATGGAGATCATGATCGCTTTGAAGAAACTTATTTCAAACTCTACCCAGGGTATTATTTTACTGGCGATGGGTGTCGGCGTGATGAAGACGGATATTACTGGATCACGGGCCGTGTAGACGATGTGATCAATGTGTCCGGTCATCGTATCGGGACCGCCGAAGTGGAATCGGCACTGGTTCTTCACAAGGCAGTTTCCGAGGCCGCAGTGGTTGGCTTCCCTCATGAGATCAAAGGGCAGGGCATCTATGCCTATGTTTCGTTGATGGATGGGGTGGCGTACAACGATGCACTTGGAAAGGAACTCAAAAATTTTGTGCGCAAGGAGATCGGTCCCATTGCCGCACCGGATGTGATTCAGTGGGCGCAGGCGTTACCTAAAACGCGTTCCGGAAAAATTATGCGTCGCATCCTGCGCAAAATCGCCGCCGACGAAGCTGACCAATTGGGCGATGTTTCTACTTTGGCGGACCCTTCGGTGGTTGAGGAATTGAAAAGTTCGTATCAAAAGTTAAAACAGGATGGAAAGACTGGATGA
- the hisS gene encoding histidine--tRNA ligase: protein MKIQSIRGVKDILPGEIEKWQWVETIARSVFHKYGFKEIRLPIFEKTQLFSRSIGEATDIVEKEMYTFTDRSGEQITLRPEGTASVVRAYIEHKMYNPPSVVKVYYLGPMFRYERPQAGRFRQFYQIGIEAMGTDNPVIDVEVMTLLVEFFRQLGLTDLELQINSLGCSDCRPQYRETLKEAIRGHLDELCENCNQRYERNPLRILDCKVERDRQIAKDLPKTCDHLCETCKTNFTQVQALLDSTETPYFLNPLLVRGLDYYSRTTFEVLSTGLGAQNAICGGGRYDSLVEEFEGPSTPCFGFALGMERLISIIPFENKNYSESRPDIFIISLGDEAKNFSFKMAHQLRQEGFTVDQDYDGGSMKSQMRKANKSLSRFALIVGENEIEAGVYLMKDMETGSQIEVPAENFIQTIKNQLNNHEKPASS, encoded by the coding sequence ATGAAAATTCAGAGTATCCGCGGCGTTAAAGACATTCTTCCTGGAGAAATAGAAAAGTGGCAGTGGGTGGAGACAATTGCCCGTAGCGTTTTTCACAAATACGGATTCAAAGAGATTCGTCTGCCTATTTTTGAAAAAACCCAGCTCTTTTCAAGAAGCATCGGCGAGGCCACGGATATCGTAGAAAAAGAAATGTACACATTTACCGACCGGAGCGGTGAGCAAATAACATTGCGTCCAGAAGGTACAGCCTCCGTAGTACGTGCCTACATCGAACATAAAATGTACAATCCGCCATCGGTTGTGAAAGTCTATTATCTCGGCCCTATGTTCCGCTACGAACGCCCGCAGGCGGGCAGGTTTCGGCAGTTTTATCAAATTGGCATCGAAGCCATGGGAACCGACAACCCGGTCATCGATGTCGAAGTCATGACCCTGCTGGTGGAATTTTTTCGCCAACTGGGGCTGACGGACCTGGAGTTGCAAATCAACAGTCTGGGATGCTCCGACTGTCGCCCGCAATACAGGGAAACATTGAAGGAAGCGATTCGCGGACATCTGGACGAATTGTGCGAAAATTGCAACCAGCGTTATGAACGCAATCCCTTGAGAATTCTCGATTGCAAAGTGGAACGTGATCGTCAAATCGCCAAAGACTTGCCCAAAACCTGCGACCATCTGTGTGAAACCTGCAAGACCAATTTCACTCAGGTGCAAGCGCTTCTGGATTCCACAGAAACTCCCTACTTTCTGAACCCGCTATTGGTGCGTGGGTTGGATTATTATTCGCGGACGACGTTTGAGGTCCTCTCCACAGGCCTTGGAGCGCAAAATGCAATCTGTGGCGGAGGCCGCTACGATTCCCTGGTCGAAGAGTTTGAAGGGCCATCCACTCCCTGTTTTGGATTTGCTCTGGGAATGGAACGCTTGATTTCGATCATCCCCTTTGAAAATAAAAATTATTCCGAATCACGACCCGATATTTTTATTATCAGCCTGGGTGATGAAGCTAAAAATTTCAGTTTCAAGATGGCGCATCAGTTGCGACAGGAAGGATTCACTGTGGACCAGGATTACGACGGTGGCAGCATGAAAAGCCAAATGCGAAAAGCCAATAAATCACTTTCCCGGTTCGCCCTCATCGTTGGCGAAAATGAAATCGAGGCAGGAGTTTATTTGATGAAGGATATGGAAACGGGTTCGCAAATAGAGGTTCCCGCCGAAAACTTTATCCAGACCATCAAAAACCAGTTGAACAACCACGAGAAACCAGCTTCCTCCTAA
- a CDS encoding tetratricopeptide repeat protein — MRWKLLLATLIVASCYACASFKAPAGSPLETSAEPSFFKKAAALVIPREQAPPALPHEKDLQFAQHQYNLQNYDVAEFYLKKTLLQSPDEPLALKLLPWTYFFQKRYDKALLAFERNHTIHPKDPNFLAGMGWCYLALNNDPQALITFLKAEKFSKVLYDISKGKAIIYLKQKNLEKALPELEKFYSSQEIESILAFWKSRGDQTKEASLPVIPNQPGAASLFSLPVEHPRYRSILWTFDPAENDALEVAWRYYNKKLYRRAIQAFQELPKPLLNSLDAQNGLAWSLLKTQKIIPAELVFKNISQTHPNFIGVVKGIEESENLKMVKAADAEYYLDLKKFRIAEKKIKALKNEFPDWAYPNVQLGMLELRKGNYDAAGEFFQNSLQLDPGNEKGLKGLEELEKFRQPELYEAQQNFKNGDFKEAASNYHSFIEGQQPQAPLTEPLARAYNGLGWSQFQKGQYEQALEKFKKSRKHVIYETDAIKGIGFSNYHLGRYTDASYFLKIAHAVYPEQKQISYKLDWSVMRSWENTRARQYYNRELQKDPLRPSLYMGLGWLHLKQDKPDLAVEHFLKSISLDPDSAISEEFFKFLGSQRFGWQVYNRLGWAFYQQGEFEKSKQMFQTSLKEQPHKSDSHKGMGYSLFRLRDYKAAINYLEQSLSINSKPDPITETISDETGKRPFKTQTTARTRLARAYFNLENYAEAIRHYQQSLRHHPDQADAYDGLGWVYLQLHRLNESRAAFTQAVKLQPMNSQSHRGLREVKQLQATRNIRLKKPDFLKISANNTLPKVSPKFLNNE, encoded by the coding sequence ATGCGCTGGAAACTCCTGCTTGCAACTCTCATTGTAGCGTCCTGTTACGCTTGTGCATCATTCAAAGCGCCAGCCGGTTCCCCCCTGGAGACAAGCGCAGAGCCTTCGTTTTTTAAAAAAGCCGCCGCCCTGGTCATTCCGCGAGAGCAGGCGCCCCCTGCCCTTCCCCATGAAAAGGATTTGCAGTTCGCTCAGCATCAATACAATTTACAAAATTATGATGTGGCGGAATTTTATCTCAAAAAAACCCTATTACAGTCTCCCGATGAACCTTTGGCATTGAAGCTCCTCCCTTGGACCTATTTCTTCCAGAAACGATACGACAAGGCCCTTTTGGCATTTGAACGCAACCACACGATCCACCCCAAAGACCCAAATTTTCTTGCCGGAATGGGTTGGTGCTATTTAGCCTTGAACAATGACCCGCAGGCGTTGATTACATTTTTAAAGGCGGAAAAGTTTTCGAAGGTGTTGTATGACATTTCCAAGGGTAAGGCAATCATATATCTTAAACAAAAAAACCTTGAAAAGGCGTTGCCTGAGCTAGAAAAATTTTATAGCTCGCAAGAAATTGAATCCATTTTAGCATTCTGGAAATCCCGGGGAGACCAAACGAAAGAGGCTTCCCTGCCGGTCATTCCAAATCAACCTGGCGCCGCTTCGCTCTTTTCCCTGCCTGTAGAGCACCCTCGTTACCGGAGCATTCTATGGACTTTTGACCCTGCTGAAAATGATGCCCTGGAGGTGGCCTGGAGATATTACAATAAAAAGCTATACCGGAGAGCCATTCAAGCATTTCAAGAATTGCCGAAACCTCTATTAAATTCCCTCGATGCACAAAACGGCCTCGCATGGAGTCTGCTTAAAACCCAAAAAATAATACCAGCCGAATTGGTTTTCAAGAATATTTCTCAAACTCATCCCAATTTTATTGGAGTTGTTAAGGGAATAGAGGAGTCAGAAAATTTAAAGATGGTCAAAGCGGCTGACGCTGAATATTATCTGGATTTAAAAAAATTCAGGATCGCAGAGAAAAAAATCAAAGCCCTTAAAAATGAGTTTCCGGATTGGGCCTACCCCAATGTTCAATTGGGAATGCTTGAATTGAGGAAGGGTAATTATGACGCCGCTGGTGAATTTTTTCAAAATTCTCTGCAACTGGACCCTGGCAATGAGAAAGGTTTAAAAGGTCTTGAAGAATTGGAAAAATTTCGCCAACCAGAGCTATACGAAGCCCAACAAAATTTCAAAAATGGAGATTTCAAAGAAGCCGCATCCAATTACCACAGTTTTATTGAAGGCCAACAACCCCAAGCGCCGCTGACTGAACCTCTCGCTCGCGCCTACAATGGACTGGGATGGAGTCAGTTTCAAAAAGGCCAGTACGAACAAGCCCTGGAAAAGTTTAAAAAATCCCGCAAGCACGTCATTTATGAAACGGATGCCATTAAAGGCATCGGTTTTTCAAATTATCATCTGGGTAGATACACCGACGCTTCCTATTTCTTGAAAATAGCCCATGCCGTCTATCCCGAGCAAAAGCAGATCTCCTATAAACTCGACTGGAGCGTGATGCGAAGTTGGGAAAATACCCGAGCGCGGCAATATTATAACCGCGAGTTACAAAAAGATCCTTTGCGGCCCTCGTTATACATGGGGTTGGGATGGCTTCACCTCAAGCAAGACAAACCAGACCTGGCAGTGGAACATTTTTTAAAATCAATCTCCCTGGACCCGGATTCGGCTATTTCGGAAGAGTTTTTCAAATTTCTTGGAAGTCAGCGGTTCGGTTGGCAGGTATATAACCGTCTGGGATGGGCTTTTTATCAACAGGGAGAATTTGAAAAATCCAAGCAAATGTTCCAGACATCTTTGAAAGAGCAACCGCATAAATCGGATTCACACAAGGGGATGGGCTATAGCCTGTTTAGATTGCGAGATTATAAGGCCGCCATCAACTATTTAGAGCAATCCTTGTCAATTAACAGCAAACCCGACCCGATCACTGAGACCATCAGCGATGAAACCGGCAAGCGTCCTTTTAAAACCCAAACCACCGCAAGGACCCGATTGGCACGGGCCTATTTTAACCTGGAGAATTATGCGGAGGCCATACGGCACTATCAACAGTCTTTGCGTCATCACCCGGATCAAGCCGATGCTTATGACGGATTGGGTTGGGTTTATCTGCAGTTGCATCGACTGAACGAGTCCCGAGCGGCCTTCACCCAGGCTGTGAAATTACAACCCATGAATAGCCAGTCGCATCGAGGGTTGCGGGAAGTTAAACAACTGCAGGCAACCCGGAATATTCGCCTGAAAAAGCCTGATTTTCTCAAAATTTCTGCAAATAACACCCTGCCCAAAGTGAGTCCAAAATTTCTAAATAACGAGTAA
- the fbp gene encoding class 1 fructose-bisphosphatase, with translation MERTTLVQHVRQQEKITPGATGEFTSLMNEIMVAAKIVSLEVNRAGIGEDVLGLTGKINVQGEEVQKLDEFADMTFIKIIGQSGTVCAITSEELEYPVIIPLERNPGKYVFMMDPLDGSSNIDVNVGIGTIFSVYKKKSTGKKVTDEDLLQKGDQQVAAGYIMYGSSTMFVYTSGRGVYGFTLDPSLGEFFLSHPNIKIPQQGSTYSINEGNTENWCKEQKNFIAHLKEKDTATGRPYALRYIGTLVSDFHRTLLKGGIFMYPKDKKNLNGKLRFAFEAAPLGFIVQDAGGRASNGEKNILDLVPTEIHQRVPLYIGSLHDVELAEKHLASRCDEKNPA, from the coding sequence ATGGAAAGAACAACACTTGTTCAGCACGTGCGCCAACAGGAAAAAATTACTCCTGGAGCCACTGGGGAATTCACCAGCTTAATGAACGAGATCATGGTGGCCGCCAAGATCGTCTCTCTGGAAGTGAACAGGGCAGGTATTGGAGAAGATGTTCTGGGCTTGACCGGGAAAATTAACGTGCAGGGGGAGGAAGTCCAAAAGCTTGATGAATTCGCCGACATGACCTTCATCAAAATCATCGGTCAATCGGGTACGGTTTGCGCCATTACTTCGGAAGAGCTGGAATACCCGGTGATCATCCCTCTAGAGAGAAATCCGGGAAAATATGTTTTTATGATGGACCCCCTGGACGGTTCCTCCAATATAGACGTTAACGTCGGTATCGGCACCATTTTCTCTGTTTACAAGAAAAAGAGTACAGGGAAAAAAGTTACCGATGAGGATCTTCTGCAAAAGGGAGATCAGCAGGTAGCGGCGGGTTATATCATGTACGGCTCCAGCACCATGTTTGTTTATACCTCAGGCCGGGGGGTGTATGGCTTCACACTGGACCCATCTCTGGGTGAATTTTTTCTTTCACATCCCAACATCAAGATTCCACAACAGGGTTCTACTTATAGCATCAACGAAGGCAATACGGAAAACTGGTGCAAAGAGCAAAAGAATTTCATCGCCCACTTAAAAGAAAAAGATACCGCGACAGGCAGACCCTACGCTCTTCGGTACATTGGCACCCTGGTTTCTGATTTCCACCGAACTCTGCTAAAGGGTGGAATCTTTATGTATCCCAAAGACAAGAAAAACCTGAACGGTAAATTGCGTTTTGCGTTTGAGGCGGCTCCTCTGGGATTCATTGTCCAGGATGCCGGAGGCCGGGCGTCCAACGGAGAGAAAAACATTCTTGATCTTGTTCCTACTGAAATCCATCAGCGGGTACCGCTTTACATTGGCAGCTTGCACGATGTAGAACTGGCGGAGAAACATCTCGCCTCCCGTTGCGACGAAAAAAATCCGGCCTGA
- a CDS encoding nucleotidyltransferase substrate binding protein, with protein sequence MNSSSTPSAKILLTHFRWTVDRFEEILKNEKSDYYRDAALQRFTFTCDIALKFIRSLAAEQGTPCESFQQCLQWAAENQWLAEDAPWEEMETSFNHASRKLKGEAADLEYEKLAAYCLLMKHLCDKLTGVADKN encoded by the coding sequence ATGAACTCCTCAAGTACGCCATCCGCAAAAATCTTACTGACCCATTTTCGCTGGACGGTCGATCGGTTTGAAGAAATTCTCAAAAACGAAAAATCCGACTATTACCGGGACGCCGCCCTGCAACGCTTCACCTTTACCTGTGATATAGCCCTGAAGTTCATTCGCTCACTGGCCGCCGAACAGGGAACTCCCTGCGAGTCCTTCCAGCAATGCCTCCAATGGGCCGCGGAAAACCAATGGCTGGCAGAAGATGCGCCCTGGGAAGAGATGGAGACGTCCTTCAATCATGCCTCCCGGAAACTTAAAGGGGAGGCAGCCGACCTTGAATACGAAAAGCTGGCGGCATATTGTTTGCTGATGAAGCACCTGTGCGACAAGTTAACCGGAGTTGCCGATAAAAATTAG
- a CDS encoding transcriptional repressor yields the protein MASKELEVLEDFISQNNLKITRQRRSVLKAFLDSEEHISAEELYNLVTATEPKLGLATVYRTLALLTKSGLASELNFGDGQKRYEHKYMHSHHDHMICTECGKIIEFNHPLIEKFQEEVAARNGFTITSHKLDMFGICSECR from the coding sequence ATGGCCAGCAAGGAATTAGAAGTTCTGGAAGATTTTATCTCTCAGAACAATTTAAAGATCACCCGGCAAAGGCGGTCGGTGCTGAAAGCGTTTCTTGACTCGGAGGAGCATATCAGCGCCGAGGAATTGTACAATCTGGTCACAGCAACGGAACCAAAGCTGGGACTGGCAACGGTCTATCGAACTCTGGCCTTGCTGACCAAAAGCGGCCTGGCCTCGGAACTCAATTTTGGCGACGGTCAAAAACGCTATGAGCACAAATACATGCATAGCCATCACGACCACATGATTTGCACCGAATGTGGAAAGATCATCGAGTTCAACCACCCCCTCATAGAAAAATTCCAGGAAGAAGTGGCCGCCCGCAATGGCTTCACCATCACCTCTCACAAACTGGACATGTTCGGAATCTGTAGCGAGTGCCGTTAA
- a CDS encoding DUF1566 domain-containing protein, translating into MSNNKRFIDNGDGTVTDTEKNLMWKKTDSMNDLKKWINYQDSADYARELNEKKFAGYENWRLPTRDELATIYDKDWAIKDRFDKDIHINECFAPGGGFSMIADQVPGRMRTWVLNIRDGEYTQPDGLWTLAEAARAVRTIG; encoded by the coding sequence GTGAGCAATAACAAGCGATTCATTGATAATGGCGATGGCACAGTCACAGATACCGAAAAAAACCTCATGTGGAAAAAAACGGACTCCATGAATGATCTGAAAAAATGGATCAATTATCAGGATAGCGCCGATTACGCCAGGGAACTCAACGAAAAAAAATTCGCCGGGTATGAAAACTGGCGACTGCCCACACGAGATGAGCTTGCTACCATTTACGACAAGGACTGGGCCATAAAAGACAGGTTTGACAAGGACATTCATATTAATGAATGTTTTGCCCCTGGCGGCGGGTTTTCCATGATTGCCGACCAGGTCCCGGGGCGGATGCGCACCTGGGTTTTAAACATACGGGATGGAGAGTACACGCAACCGGATGGGTTATGGACTCTGGCCGAAGCGGCCCGGGCGGTTCGTACCATTGGATGA
- the rdgB gene encoding RdgB/HAM1 family non-canonical purine NTP pyrophosphatase, with protein MNSQSIFENIKFVTGNINKVREAGEILGVSLQQVDIPDLYELQTHDPEAIVRHKLSQAYEIVKGPVLVEDSGLIFSAWNGLPGALVKWFELTVGCEGMLKMLEPFDNREAFALCYVGFHDGENIKIAKGEVRGRIAPQLSGTSGFGWDVLFIPGGHALTYAEMPATEKNAISHRKRAFENLKKMMG; from the coding sequence ATGAACTCGCAATCTATTTTTGAAAATATTAAATTTGTAACTGGCAATATTAATAAAGTCCGCGAAGCCGGGGAAATCCTGGGAGTATCTCTGCAACAGGTTGATATCCCTGATTTATATGAACTTCAGACCCATGACCCCGAAGCAATTGTTCGCCATAAATTGAGCCAGGCGTACGAGATTGTCAAGGGGCCTGTTTTGGTGGAAGATTCTGGCCTGATATTTTCGGCCTGGAACGGATTGCCTGGAGCGCTGGTAAAATGGTTCGAATTGACCGTGGGCTGTGAGGGGATGCTCAAAATGCTCGAACCGTTTGATAACAGGGAAGCATTTGCGTTGTGCTATGTCGGCTTCCATGATGGTGAAAACATCAAAATCGCCAAGGGCGAGGTCCGGGGGAGGATAGCGCCACAATTGAGCGGAACCAGTGGTTTTGGCTGGGACGTGCTTTTCATTCCCGGGGGTCACGCTCTCACCTACGCAGAAATGCCGGCCACCGAAAAAAACGCCATTTCCCACAGGAAAAGAGCTTTTGAAAATTTGAAGAAAATGATGGGTTGA